A DNA window from Leishmania panamensis strain MHOM/PA/94/PSC-1 chromosome 27 sequence contains the following coding sequences:
- a CDS encoding hypothetical protein (TriTrypDB/GeneDB-style sysID: LpmP.27.1590), whose protein sequence is MTASAASPFAVHLDHFRLLDAGKDTTNAASSSAPLTAPLFFSLTIRFQRSDESDLAPLITALGVSVDFVADVASAKQTLTLLPPTPVSGPRSRLNSTTPNGAFLTAASASDSSASPFNFLADAPLNSADDAAPSAVYQLIVYLRDFHALGEVQLKHLLQVSMMRVRLTHLGPGKSIAESDSSDSRTEECLAAWNVIWRVRCNPQNEKELIRTVLDPLA, encoded by the coding sequence ATGACCgcgtctgctgcttctccttttgcgGTCCATCTGGACCACTTTCGGCTGCTGGACGCGGGGAAGGATACTACCAATGCAGCCTCAtcctcggcgccgctgacggcaccgcttttcttctctctcaccatcCGCTTTCAACGAAGTGATGAGTCCGACCTTGCGCCGCTCATCACCGCTTTGGGCGTCTCCGTCGACTTTGTGGCGGATGTGGCATCGGCGAAACAGACGCTGACCTTGTTACCGCCCACCCCTGTCAGTGGTCCTCGGTCACGATTGAATTCCACCACGCCAAACGGCGCCTTTTTGACGGCGGCCAGCGCGTCGGACTCATCGGCATCTCCCTTCAATTTTTTAGCGGACGCTCCACTAAACAGCGCTGATGATGCTGCCCCCAGCGCGGTGTATCAGCTGATTGTGTACTTGCGAGATTTTCACGCATTGGGAGAGGTGCAGTTGAAGCACTTGCTCCAGGTGAGCATGATGCGTGTCCGGCTGACGCATCTCGGCCCCGGCAAGAGCATCGCGGAAAGCGACTCGAGTGATTCACGCACAGAAGAGTGCTTGGCGGCGTGGAACGTCATTTGGCGGGTGCGCTGCAACCCACAGAATGAAAAAGAGCTGATACGCACGGTGCTAGACCCACTCGCGTAG
- a CDS encoding histone H1-like protein (TriTrypDB/GeneDB-style sysID: LpmP.27.1600) codes for MVVALKKASAKKTGAKRVASKAARPKRVTKKAAPKKKAAKRVTKKAAPKKKAGAKKAVAKK; via the coding sequence ATGGTTGTTGCTCTCAAGAAGGCTTCCGCGAAGAAGACCGGAGCGAAGAGGGTCGCTTCCAAGGCTGCTCGCCCGAAGAGGGTGACAAAGAAGGCCGCGCCGAAGAAGAAGGCAGCGAAGAGGGTGACAAAGAAGGCCGCGCCGAAGAAGAAGGCCGGCGCAAAGAAGGCCGTTGCCAAGAAGTAG
- the EIF4E1 gene encoding eukaryotic translation initiation factor eIF-4E, putative (TriTrypDB/GeneDB-style sysID: LpmP.27.1610) — translation MSAPSSAPPYKMTNLHKLQRAWTLWYDSPSTYNTENWEMSLVPIMTVRSVEEFFVMLRYMKPLHALRTSSQYHFFQEGVKPMWEDPVNKKGGKLWVNLDITSSNGRSSNNSSSAAAADGSAAEAKTDLDKAWENVLMATVGEYLDCVEKKDASAEPFVTGIVMSKRKYHNRLAVWVSDASATDKIEVLKKALTKEASLAPIASVVFTKHGEAS, via the coding sequence ATGTCAGCTCCATCTTCCGCTCCTCCTTACAAAATGACGAACCTGCATAAGCTGCAGCGTGCCTGGACGCTCTGGTACGATAGTCCATCGACGTACAACACGGAAAACTGGGAGATGTCCTTGGTGCCCATTATGACCGTGCGCTCCGTGGAGGAGTTCTTCGTCATGCTCCGGTACATGAAGCCTCTTCACGCcctgcgcacctcctcgcagTACCACTTCTTCCAGGAAGGTGTGAAGCCCATGTGGGAGGACCCGGTAAACAAGAAGGGTGGAAAGCTCTGGGTGAACCTTGATATCACCAGCTCCAATGGTCGGAGCAGTAACaactccagcagcgctgcagcagccgatgGTAGCGCGGCGGAGGCCAAGACTGACCTTGATAAGGCATGGGAGAATGTTCTGATGGCCACTGTAGGCGAATATCTTGACTGCGTAGAGAAGAAGGACGCATCAGCGGAGCCGTTCGTGACGGGTATTGTCATGTCGAAGCGTAAATACCACAACCGTCTCGCCGTGTGGGTGAGCGATGCATCAGCAACGGACAAGATCGAGGTGCTGAAGAAGGCGCTAACAAAGGAGGCGAGCTTGGCGCCGATTGCATCCGTTGTCTTCACAAAGCACGGCGAGGCTTCTTAG
- a CDS encoding hypothetical protein (TriTrypDB/GeneDB-style sysID: LpmP.27.1620): MALVTQELLQVAEELRVVVPRGTWQSYGSEEEIRKQKDTDRVGAPAIPSRLPITVHFEIARQAILRHRTSAHNGYITKEANEDSRDLRSVDNPLYEVMRDEVDTGVQAVPRRTTASTQTHHARRVNAVAQAEPTVVDACIRHVPPPKEEQPNLRAFLDKVLPRTLLCLTQNYQVPIYTDDFRNFNEDDAVIATHDELVLIEKANYVHNSTKGRKVSGVSWRSGRRRDHFVCVASIALQTLPERLQANGRCESSVSLVWDLNDPMHPRYLLEAPEEVQVLHFHPTRPSLVAGGSLNGQIFLWDLSKADVVNFFSNASQHQQSQKPQSNAAAVGGGSGEAGEFREVSEVPRMPDSLKGISLEVDGDVRVPRLQPSQQSRVELSHQGPVHDLQWLPEKIEFGFDGKQTVVNETHQFATLSEDGTMLVWDTRPQHLPQDKLRKIKHQSRTSSNEQPWVPLLRYQLTKPDGTGEMPGFRFFFNGCSVDDSPSYAAVVASTDGELGFCSMVAQHERRSSIVVPTFGYTKDTRFVRSVAPSAHAGPVYCVERHPIIGDVYLTCGDGCFKVWRYGLLMPLYECPQRPGNVMCAAWSPGRPGLIIVGTGNGMVEVWDLLDRNPEPMLTHHLVQDAITSIAFQPLPHRVTRRYTQQLLLGTNLGSFHWYVLPPALSRASNGEKKYVRAMLERETRRVAYYDWRWSERQSEIDRFGLQGAAERLRGTIAQTASSNGVAALPGKENVDATDSLLAERRPVKEETDLGDLNNPYAQDPQRDEEFLELVEKLHRQELQRMESESTA; encoded by the coding sequence ATGGCGCTTGTCACCCAAGAGCTGCTTCAGGTCGCTGAAGAACTTCGCGTCGTCGTGCCACGTGGCACCTGGCAGAGCtacggcagcgaggaggaaatCCGAAAGCAGAAAGACACGGACCGGGTCGGTGCTCCAGCCATACCGAGTCGCCTACCTATCACAGTCCACTTCGAGATTGCGCGACAGGCCATTCTGCGTCACCGCACCTCGGCGCACAACGGCTACATCACAAAGGAAGCGAACGAGGACAGCCGCGACCTACGATCCGTCGACAACCCGCTTTACGAGGTGATGCGCGATGAAGTGGACACCGGCGTGCAGGCCGTCCCACGGCGAACGACTGCCTCCACGCAAACACACCACGCCCGGCGTGTGaacgcggtggcgcaggcggaGCCGACTGTCGTGGATGCGTGCATCCGGCACGTGCCCCCGccgaaggaggagcagccgAATCTCCGCGCGTTTCTCGACAAGGTGCTCCCGCGCACGCTGCTCTGTCTGACGCAAAACTACCAGGTGCCGATCTACACTGACGACTTCCGAAACTTcaacgaggacgacgccgTCATCGCTACCCATGACGAGCTCGTCCTGATTGAGAAGGCAAACTACGTCCACAACTCTACCAAGGGGCGGAAGGTGAGCGGGgtgagctggcgcagcgggcgGAGGCGCGACCACTTTGTGTGCGTCGCCTCGATCGCCTTGCAGACGTTGCCAGAGCGCCTGCAGGCTAATGGGCGGTGTGAAAGCAGCGTCTCCCTTGTGTGGGACTTGAATGACCCGATGCATCCCCGCTACTTGCTCGAGGCCCCGGAGGAAGTGCAGGTGCTTCACTTTCATCCAACTCGGCCCAGCTTGGTTGCCGGCGGTTCCCTCAATGGCCAGATTTTTCTCTGGGATCTCAGCAAGGCCGACGTAGTTAACTTCTTCTCCAACGCAAGCCAGCATCAGCAGTCGCAGAAACCGCAATCCAATGCGGCGGctgtcggcggtggcagcggggaGGCAGGAGAGTTCCGAgaggtgagcgaggtgccCCGCATGCCGGACAGTCTCAAGGGTATTAGCCTCGAGGTCGATGGAGATGTCCGGGTCCCTCGTCTGCAGCCGTCTCAGCAATCGCGCGTCGAGTTGTCGCACCAGGGCCCGGTGCATGACCTGCAGTGGCTGCCAGAGAAAATCGAGTTCGGCTTTGACGGCAAGCAGACAGTCGTGAACGAGACCCACCAATTTGCTACCCTCAGTGAAGACGGCACGATGCTTGTGTGGGACACGCGCCCGCAACACCTGCCGCAGGATAAGCTGCGCAAGATTAAGCATCAAagccgcaccagcagcaacgagcAGCCATgggtgccactgctgcgctaTCAGCTGACAAAGCCCGACGGCACTGGTGAGATGCCGGGtttccgcttcttcttcaaCGGATGCAGTGTGGACGACTCTCCTTCCTATGCGGCTGTTGTCGCCAGCACTGACGGCGAACTTGGGTTCTGCTCCATGGTCGCTCAGCACGAGCGGCGATCCTCGATCGTTGTCCCCACTTTTGGGTACACGAAAGACACACGGTTTGTGCGGTCGGTGGCACCGTCGGCACACGCCGGGCCCGTCTACTGCGTGGAGCGGCACCCGATCATTGGTGACGTCTATCTGACCTGCGGTGATGGCTGCTTCAAGGTTTGGCGCTATGGGCTGCTCATGCCACTGTACGAATGCCCGCAGAGGCCCGGAAATGTCATGTGCGCGGCGTGGTCTCCAGGCCGCCCCGGCCTCATTATCGTTGGCACGGGTAATGGAATGGTGGAGGTCTGGGACCTGCTCGACCGCAACCCCGAGCCGATGCTGACACACCATCTTGTTCAGGACGCCATCACATCCATCGCCTTCCAGCCGTTGCCACACCGCGTGACACGTCGgtacacgcagcagctgctgctcggcacCAACCTCGGCTCTTTCCACTGGTATGTCCTGCCTCCAGCGTTGTCGCGCGCGTCCAATGGGGAGAAGAAGTACGTGCGCGCTATGCTTGAGCGCGAGACGCGGCGCGTCGCCTACTACGACTGGCGCTGGTCTGAACGGCAGTCTGAGATTGATCGCTTTGGCCTCCAAGGTGCAGCGGAACGTCTGCGCGGCACGATTGCGCAGACGGCGTCGAGTAACGgtgtggcagcgctgcccggGAAAGAGAACGTTGACGCGACTGATTCGCTACTCGCCGAGCGTCGGCCAGTCAAGGAGGAGACAGACTTGGGGGATCTGAACAACCCGTACGCCCAGGACCCGCAGCGTGATGAAGAGTTcctggagctggtggagaagctgcaccGGCAGGAACTTCAACGCATGGAGTCGGAGTCGACCGCCTGA